A stretch of DNA from Sylvia atricapilla isolate bSylAtr1 chromosome 3, bSylAtr1.pri, whole genome shotgun sequence:
ACAGAAACATGTTATGGCCAGAGAAAGTAAAGGCAATGACTTCACAAGCCAGTCAAGTCAGAGTTGTGTGTCTTCTGCAAtacacagctgcttctgctgctgtgcaatGATTCCTTTCGAGAGGCACTCGCATATATCAGGGAGTTCACTTGAtgcttaagaaaaagaaatccaaggTATCTTTTCAAAAGGTCACCTCAGTTTTCAAATCTGGTTCTTTCTGCAGCCCTGTGGTTGTTCTGAGCTCAGTTTGAGGGTGGTGTACCATGGTGCATAGAAACTAAGAAATAGTGGGGGAATtcttcagctgagtgctgctgtcagCATGTTTTCTATTGTGTAAACCTAGTCTGAGATACTGTTCAGGCAGTCCCTTAATTAAACAGATGATAGATAACCTATCTGAAGAACGATTAAGTTCAGTTTGCATCTACATCACTCCTTGAGGAAAGAACTataatttctttccagtttcctgAGAAGGCACCAAAGTAACTGTTGGCTGAAGGTTCACTAATCAACTGTACTTCAGGGAATGAACAGAAGAAATTccaaaatttgttttctaaCTTGGTATGTTAACATGCTGAAAATTAAACAGATAAAAGGTTGGTGATCAGCAAAAGAAATGTTCAGAGTACTCAATGTAGTCTGTCACCTCAGGAAACAGTAACTTACCTTGATTTGAAGTAAACATCTCATTGTGTGGATGTTGAGGTGAAATGTGATGTGAAGTGCTAGTTTAAGCTGACATAATAAACtgatttaaatttctttgaTCCTCTGCAGGATGGCTGGCTGTGGTGAAATAGATCATTCGATCAACATGCTTCCCACAAATAGGAAGACAAATGAGTCATGTACCAATGCAGCACCTTCCCTGCAAGTCCCAGAATGTGCTATCTGTCTGCAAACGTGTGTCCATCCAGTAAGTCTGCCCTGTAAGCATGTGTTCTGCTATCTGTGTGTTAAGGGAGCTTCTTGGCTTGGGAAACGATGTGCACTCTGCCGGCAGGAGATTCCTGAGGATTTTCTTGACAAGCCAACCTTACTGTCACCTGAAGAACTCAAAGCAGCAAGCAGAGGCAATGGAGAATATGCTTGGTACTATGAAGGTAGAAATGGCTGGTGGCAGTATGATGAACGTaccagcagagagctggaagaTGCCTTTTCCAAGGGTAAAAAGAGCACTGAAATGCTAATTGCTGGTTTTTTATACGTAGCAGACCTTGAAAATATGGTTCAGTATAGAAGAAATGAGCATGGACGTCGCAGAAAAATAAAACGGGACATAATAGATATACCAAAGAAGGGAGTGGCCGGGCTGAGGCTGGACTGTGACACCAACACTGTCAACCTGGCACGAGAAAGCTCCGCGGACGGTGCGGACAGTACACTGactccaggggctgcagctgtgcagcctCTCACAGCCATTTCCGTGCGGCCCCTACCAGCACTAGATGGTCAGCTTGTGAGCCCTTCAACACCATCACCTGATGCAAGCAATTCTCTAGAGAACTCTTTTGCCCACTTGCAAATAAATGGAGACAGTATGGCAGAAAGGAGTcacaggggagagggagaagaagacCACGAGTCATCATCTTCTGGTCGGGTGCCAGCCCCCGACACCTCTATTGAGGAGACAGAATCGGATGCCAGCAGCGACAGTGAGGATGTTTCTTCCCACCTTCAGCAACACTCGCcctctggtcagcagagacACTTAAATGCCAGTGCaatccaggcaggagcagatagaccaggggcagggggtggggTGGCAAACACAAGTGTAAGATCTAGAAGGCCAGATGGACAGTGCACAGTCACTGAAGTTTAAATCTAGAGCCATGcgaaaaaaaaatactcagctgtaattttctgtaaattttctgTCCACATTGGCATTGCACTCAAGCCTAGCAGCGTGTTTGGTGGGCGGGTGGGGTGAAGGGGAGAAAACAGATTTGGCCTGTTTTAACTTAAGTCTCTTAACATGTCTCAGCTGGAAGACTCTTTAACTCTAGGAAACTGGGTTGTCCTGTTAATGGTTTGAAAACTGTTTAGCAATGCCcagttttcttgaaaatgtcttgtgtttattttgtagTATTTTCCCCTTGAAGATACTCTATCCCTTTTTGGCCAATGTATATCTACTGTACAACTTGAATTGTCTTCATTATCTGACTGTTGCATTAAGTGTCTTACTACTTTCTGCATGGATTGATGTACGAAAAAACACTAAAGCTATGTGGAATCAGGCAAGGTGTTGGGTGTGAGCAGGATGCTTAATTTAATGTGAGAAAATAGATGTGAGTTTGGagttaaaatgtgtttttactAGACAAGAGCAATCATTTACCTTCTTTCAATGGAAatgtaaaaatgcttttaactTGTGTTGCAAATCCTTACCTTTACACTCTCCATGGCTTTTTACTGGCTTTGCCATCTAGTCcttgtagttttgttttttgagatCTTTCTTGATCTGTCTTGTTTTTGTTACagaatttataatttaataaaactACATTTTATCAGTAACAATCTCAGATATGTTTCCAGTTTAATTGAACTTCACTGAaggaatttcaaagaaaattatcatAAAACACCTTCCCATGTTTAACAAAATGGAGGACTAGTTCTGAGTGGCACCCTGACATTCTTGCATCCCTGTCTGGCTGTCTCTCAAACACAATGCTGTTGTAGTATTGTCTTCTACTGAAAAATCATGAGTTGCAAGCTTAATACTCAACACAGACATCTGAAGACCTGATTAACTCACTTCACTGTTGATGGCAGGCAGAAGTGTCACATCCAGCCttattttaacagcagaaatgtTGAAATAAAAGAGAGTAAGTTATCAAAGTTGACCCTATAACAAAGGACATGGATATTAAGGATAATGCTGTTCATCTGTTCATAGCAAAACTGGTGGCAGTACAGAAAGGGCAGTTACATGCTTGTATTAGCAGTATAGCTAATATAGCTGTGTTTCTACAGACTTCTAAATGCTAGAAGCCAGATCTTGAGAAACACAGCTTGTCTTTTCTCTCACTggcagttctttttttttacatttttcagacTGAGAAACAGCTAATTCAACTCCAGTTCTTAGTTGAACAGAAAGGGACAGTAGCTGATACATAGGTATTACTGATCTTAAGACAAAGGTTGCTTTAAGCAAACAACCGTTTTGAAGGGAATTAAAAGggctgacttttaaaaatggtaAACTATAGTGTTCTTAGTGTAATGATGGATGACATGTCTGATCTTAGACAAAGCTGCCCCCCACTCCTCTGCCTACAGGTGAGATCAGAAAAGTGCAGATGAGACTAGATGGAAGAAGGAAGACTTCCTTCATTCTCAGCTAGGAACAGATGCTTTTGATCACAGATTTTCACTAGGGAAATAAGCCAATTAGATGGACTTCAGGAAGGAAACTGGATggaatgcctttttttctcttagttgGTAGCTGTCTTATTTCTCTGATTTGAGTTAGTATACAATGGCTCTAACCAAAGTATGCCTTTGTGCTGCAAAAGCCTTCACTAAGAACACTTCAGCTATGTGCATACACTTCATGTATGGGTtgaaaaaagcaagaaacaaaaaggaacatGACTCACCATATACTTAATTTTAGGATTTTGAGCCCAGTCTACAAATAATTCTATCAGTGATTATCCTTGGGATTTTTGACCCAAGTAGAGAGTACAGCCCCTCACCCATGATGCTGCTTTTGGATCCTGCTAGCTGACTGCAGGTGTGAAACACCAAAATCAGTTAAAGTAAGACTGGTGAGAGCTTAATAGCCTGCCATCATAGTAAATACACTCCCCAGATCAAGTTAGGGAAATGTAGTAACTGACAATtctcattttatatttaaacCGTTACTTTCTGTAGGAAATGTGTTCTCTGCCCATTTTAGCAAAGCCACAGCTACGCTGCATTATGTGGTTGACTGTAATTCCATGCACTAAGTGATTTTCAAGTTGTACAGCATAGCCAGAGAAATGCACAGTAGAGgtgaagggaaaaatgaaaagttaaatttaaatactgtaaaatcTACAGCATCTCCTCATTTCCAGAACACATAACCACAGATACAGGAATCCTATTTCATGGccaaaaaaaatataaatcagatAGGGAACCAAACATTCTGCAAGAACACCATGCAGATTGACCATCTggtaaatatatttctattagCAGCAAATAAGATAGAAGTATCTGTATTGCTAAAAGTGATCTCCAAAATCCAACCTTTACAAGCTTGGTACAGAATTCCCACTCCCATTAAACCCTTGTGTTTTCTCAgtacacaaaggaaaaacaagacagACATTTCACAATGTAATAGGAAACTTAGTTTGCTGAGGAGGAAGCTGGCAAACTAGCCCCTAGCAAGTACAAAAGCTGGCATGCTATTTAATTAGGAGAGTGGGACTATCAATTTTGATGTTCCTAATTGATTTTGCACATTTagtgcttgttttgtttttaagccatttcagaaggggaaaaaaaacccgGAGCTGAAGTTTGACATCTTTAATAGttgtaaagaaaatacaaacatttatCAAGTGCTGGTTAAAGGTATTTGTCACTTAAAGATTATAAGAAAGTATTCTGTGCAATAAAGCATTTAGCTTTCAAGTGGGTAAAATGGGATTCCATTTCATCTCGGTCTGGAACTCTTATCCTAGCACTCAGGGTAATTTAGCTGGGCTGGTTTTTGTATGAAGGATTCTACttgtttttagaagaaaagaaaccagaGAAAATGGTATTAGACTACTCAAAAAACCTTGATCAAAACCTGTAATGATCTTCAGAATGTCCTATAACCTATACTTAGTATATTTATGATACCGACAAAATGGGTTTCCATAACCCTCTCTGAAGGTGTCCTGAATGTGTCTTGGTGTGTGCTAGTTAATTATTTGTCCTGTTCTCTTAAAAGCAAACACTGGCCTTTGATACAAATCAGAGAGGGTGGCtgggaaaatacatttcatgAAATGAGAATTAAGCTCATTGTCTATAAATCAAAATGTAAAGAGATTCCCCACAGATGTACTTACCATTCACTAACTGCCAGCACAGATCAGGttcaaaatgtgaaagaaaCCAGATTCTGCCTTCATCTTACAAATTCTTCCCTCTCAAATTTCTATAACCCAGTACACAGAATATACTTAGGAGCCTAAAtacactaaataaaaaaatattcaagggTCTTACTCAGGTTCTAAGTAATTTTcacagcaattttaaaaataataacagtaatgGCACATTCATTCTTGCTAAAAGCAAAGACATAACCAGTTGCCCtttaaagcataatttttttgaCTCACAACATTATGTGCTGTTGCTTCAAAAAGCTGGATGAGTATGGACTGGAATGTGCCTTGAAGGTTCAGTGATGCTGCAGTCTGGAAGCCCTCATGAGTCTTGAGAAACTTcatgaaaagcagaacagctTCACTACCAAACAGTCAAGTGCTGCCTGATTATACTAAAGCATTCACACTTGTGAAGTAATGGAGTAATGGGTTTTTAAGTTAGTAAGTTCTTAAGGGCATGGGAAAGAATCCAGAATAACAACTGGGCTACTGGATAaaaaggagctggagggagaaaggcacaaaccaaaacactgctCTGTTCCCCATGTTCTCACTCCTGTCTCTTCTCtaacctgaaaagaaaaactgaactttatttttggGGAACAGAGATTTGAAATCTTCTTCCATTACTGCTTCAGATATTAAGGCAAAGGTGCAGGATCAACAGGGTGGAGTTAAGTTCCTTCTCTGAGATGCCAACTCAAAATGCATCCCtttcttcagcatttccctTGGTTGCTTCAGGCCATATTCATTGCTGTGAAAACCATACAGTAAAACATCCCCAGCAGATGACAGAATCTGCTCGGAACCTGCAAAATCTTAACAGGCAATCCAAGCCAAATTCCCAACAGTGATTTGTCCCCAAGACCTCAAACATATGTAGTTACCTCGCTGTCTAAAACTCAGGGCTCTTGCAACACTGTAGAAATTGTAACATGAATCTCCATCCAAGATACTGCCTTCTTTTCTTAAGGGAGCTTGTTCCATGATCTCGAGCTAGTTATGCCTGGTCAGAGCAAGAATGCACGTCAGTggcacacagcccagagcttcCTTCTTTACATGCCCCCACAGAGTACTTACATCCTTGGCTCACATCTCAGTCCCTGCTGGAATTAGAGACAAGTGCATCCTAACCAACAGTACAGGAAACTCTCAGTCACAGATATGCCTGTATGGTTTTCCTCTtacagatgtttatttttaaagcaggcACTCTGTGTCAGTTTCTAATTTCTAAAGGGAAAACTTTCCCTGCTGAGTTATCCAATTACTTGCATAGTCACTAGCATGAAGTGACGACTGAGTTCCAAACCTTCTAGTCAGCCCAAATATATCCTACCAGTGAAAACGCATTGAAGAAAGATGTAGACATATCCACTCAAACCTTACCAGAATGCTGAAGTACTCACATCACTCAGTCACCTAAGGACAAGCCATTTCGGGGCATCATGGCCTTCCAAGATTTCAGCTAGATTCTGTATAAGGAACCAGGCCAGCAGCTTTGCACAGGTACAGGATATGGGAATGTGCAGATGCCATGTGTGGGCAGTTGATTTCTTGAGCAGTGAGAAGACaccaaaatacatttaaaaacctGAATCAGTGATAGTGAATGAGTGCTAGAAACTTCTCACTAACTCAAAGCTTCTCCTGTAAAAGCACCATTAAAATTGAAGGATACTTTCTCAGCAATTACATAAAGAACTAACTAGAATGAAAAAAAGCTATCCTCCCACTCGTAATCATCTTTTCTAAGCTGTTTAAAGATACTGGTCTCATGTTGGGGAACTCATATTTTCCAGCTTTAGATGCACCTGTTCCGCAAATGAATAAACCTTGTAACTTTCAAGTTATTAATTTCCATagtagttaaaaaaacccaaacaaaacaccaaataaCATAATCTTCAGCCTCATTCCAAATGAATTATAGTTCCATTTTCAGCACAGTATTTACCTTTACATACTAATTTCACTAATCTCGATTCAGTGGGTGATTAGGCCAGCAGAGAATCTGCCCGGGATTTCTCTGTGGATGTACACCAAATACGCCTGCCTGACCTAAATGGCAGGAATGTTAATGCCATTTTAAATGGACAAGTCCTCAAACGATTCCGTTTAATGGCTGCTTTACTGAAACCTTTGTTTGCAAAAAAGGGCAAGCCCATTTCTTATGCACAAACCATCATCTATGTTTTGGTCTTCTAACCAATGCCTGCAAATTGGCAGGCCCGCCCCATACAGTTCCAAAAATATCCTTCTCCGTCCTTAGGGCAGCTTCCAGCGGGAGCTCTCTTCCTGCCGTCACCACCTTTTTCACGGCCCGAATGACCGCGGCCGGACCGTCCGTGTACTGACTGAGCCAGGCCCGGGCCTCTCCCAGCGCCGCGCTCCCGTCCGCGGAGGGCAGCGTGTCCTCGGCCAGCCGCAGGCTCCGGGCTCGCTCGGGGCACACCCGGACAGCCCCGCCCAGCAGCTGCAGCGCGGCCCCGCTGCCCACGATGCGCACCAGCCGGGCcgctcctccccagcctggcaccagcCCCATGTGCTTGTGGACAAACCGAATTTCACTTCCAGGCGTCATCAACCTGTCAATGAAAAACACACTGAGATCAATCCATAACTGACTTTGGTTTTCAGCTCGATGAaaactttcagcttttctattttctcctcccctctgcTTCCAAAGGCTGATACAACTTGACAGAGCGCTCAGTACAGCCAGAGATGGAGTATCTTAATTTTTACATCACACGGGTTCACTGCAGCTTTTGGCCCTTCTCAAAATTAGATACATGTGATGATACAAGTAAAGATTCTTATACTGATTCCTCTAGTCAGTTCTAAAAAGTGTAGAAAACAGAACTGCAGACAAATGACATGTTACGTTTATTCACAgtgcagcactgccctgctaATTCAAGCCTAAACCAAGAGGGTATTGGGTAAAACCCGAGCAAACTAAtgtacaaaatatttctcaagCAGATGGATGCGGTCTTAGTACTGATCTGAACTGGGGATATTCTGTCAGCACCATGGTGATTACAGCACgggtggggcttttttgttcCGTATTTTAGAGATTCATGTGAGTTTGATTTCTAATTCCTCACTACAGGGAGGGAAATCAGCATGGATGCTCAACTTACGCCTCACAATGCACAGTAGAATTGGTTTCTATTTATGCTTCCAATGTGTAATAGAATTGCTCCCCTCTACAAGATAAGTAACATTCCTCTttcctcatctttcttttctatgCTTCTTTTCTACAGCTTCTCACCTCCTTTACCTAAGAACTCATCTTAGGGGCTCATTAAGCTATCTCCctggaggagctctgctgcagcagattGTTCTGTCTTCACACAGTGGTCACACTGACACGCTTTAGGTTAGTGGGAAAAAATCTCTAGAAATAGAAACACATAGCAAAGATGTACAGAAACAGACCAGACCAGTACTTGCTCTTTCTCAAAGTGATATTCAGCAGTCTGGTTGCTACTACAGTCTTGCTACTGATTGTAAGGCAAAGAATGGGAATTACACTTGTGAAGTAGATTAGCTTCTACTTCAAGCACTAATTGGCTTTTTGAAGGCAAATCTTATAATACTGAGGTCTATACACAAGGTCTGTTTCCTAGCCATGCAGTTTTCCATAGTGAAAATACCGAGGTGAGCAGCTTtgaaaggggaaataaaaggaaaatctttaaaaatgcaactaCTTCTAGGAACTCACTGTTCTCACATCTGATTAGTTATTGTTAATTGTAAGTTTGCTTGGTTGCCTTATTCTCAACCAGAGCACCATCAGCATTCATGCCACACTGTACAGCATCAGAATTGAAGAGCTTACGCTTTATCCCAGATCCAGCACAATGCACAAAAGCAACAGCTGACGGGCCAGATTGCATGAAAGCCTTTTTGTAGAGATAGCAGGGGAAGGTTGTGtgacaaaaggaagaaagcagagtATTGCAGGGGAGGAAAGGCTTTAAGCTAACATTATCAAGTGCTTCCCAGACCCAGCAAATACCAGGGAACTCAGGTCTCTTCTCTCAAAAGAATGATTCTCCAATATTCTAGAACTCCTTTACCGGCTCAGCTTACTCTGCAATTTGCTCACACCCAGTGTCTCACTGGAAaagcaataatgaaaacattaaaggTTTAATTCTAGCTGTGCTGAGCGAggcactaggaaaaaaaagggtcATAGGCAGCTGGGCATCCGATCCTAGACAATCTGCAGGCAGTCTCACAGTACAGCCACCACAGGTCAAGGGGCCCATGTTGCACTTGTATATTGGATCTGAGATTGTTTCAGACAATATTTAGCATGTGGCAAGGGCTCTGTTTCCCTGTAGTCTTCACTTCCCTCAGAGAAAATGGAACCAAAGACAATGAAAGCAAAGTAAACCACTGACAGCTTAACTCATAGAGACTGCGAGGCTGCAGCTTCCAGAACTTCACTGGGATTCACCTCTTCCCACAATGCTCCTTTGAAGAAGCTccacagaaaatactgagatAAGTGGTAGTCAGGTTTAACTGTAGTATTGGGCTGCCTTCAGGCTTAAGAAAGGTATCTTTGGTTTTTCAGACTTTTCAACTATGAATCCTCTCCTGAAGTCACACCATTTCTTACAGAAACCACACATCATATTCTGTTAGATTTATCACTCACTTGCAGTCCCTATGCCCCAGGAAGCAATGGAGACCTGAGCTCATGTCTGAagaggcagaagcagctgccAAGCCAGCCTGGGATCAGCCTCTGAACACCACCAGCTGCAGCCTCGCATACATATCTCCCTTTTTATTGTACAAAAGAATTGAGTCTACCTTCTGAAAAATGACAGATGTGATCTCCCATTAAAAGAATTTATGTAAGAAAAGTACATCAAGCATTACTTAACATAAAGAGGCAGACAGGAAAAAGCTGGAAAGACCAAAGTATTATTGCTGAGCTGTTTATACCTTATTCATCTAGTACTGGCCTTGCCTGAGACAGAGTGGTAGATGAATACAAAATTAACCCTGACTTCAACAGTATGCCAGTTCTTGTCTTTCATGGGTAAGGAATTAAAATCTGGGTCCCCTGTATCACAGGGGAAGGTCATATTGCTAGACTCCTACACATATGCCTTCCCTGCCCtaataaagaaaatctgttgCATGACAGTACTGAAGAAATACTTATTCAATGTAATTAATGTGCAAAGTGACAGAAGACCTTACAGTAAGCAGGGGAACATCCTTCAGAAATGTGAAGGGTAGCAAAATCCTCACAATTTAGATAGGAAATAAGAGGTTAATGTAATATAAGCCCCCAAGTATAGCTGAAGCCTTCTTTGAGAACCTTTTATTTCTATGTTACGAACACTACAACCCCCCCATGAAGAAAGCACAGTCACCATGGGCCACATCCAATTTTGCGTTAGTCATCTAAAGGAAACGAGCTACAGCAAATGTTACTGCTGTACATTGTAAAATGTTCTCAGCTGCACTAAATGTTACAAATCCTCCCCCTTTGATCCGAGGATTCTTCTATTCCGTGACATCTCACTGCACCCACAAACAACTGACTGTCACATTGCATCTCATCACATCACTGGCAATGCACGTGAGAAGAAACTTCATTTGTTATTAACATTGCAGCCTAACAAATCCCACCCTTATAAAGGTACACTTGCTCCCCAAAGGCAGCACTTGCTGTGAGCTAACAGCTATGTTTTACTTTGCTAAAGTATTTCCCAGCTACCTGAAGCCAGAGCATACATAATAAAAGCTgagaatgcaaacaaaaatatacttTCTCAGTTTTTCATATCAGCTTATTATGAATACTAATGTTACAGAGCTGTTCCAATGGGCATATTCAGTTCCTTGGTGGAACTAAGATTACACTAAGATTTGTGCAGGCCTTTACCTCATAATTTCCTGGACTTCAAGGTTTGAGTTATATT
This window harbors:
- the RNF146 gene encoding E3 ubiquitin-protein ligase RNF146 isoform X2; protein product: MAGCGEIDHSINMLPTNRKTNESCTNAAPSLQVPECAICLQTCVHPEIPEDFLDKPTLLSPEELKAASRGNGEYAWYYEGRNGWWQYDERTSRELEDAFSKGKKSTEMLIAGFLYVADLENMVQYRRNEHGRRRKIKRDIIDIPKKGVAGLRLDCDTNTVNLARESSADGADSTLTPGAAAVQPLTAISVRPLPALDGQLVSPSTPSPDASNSLENSFAHLQINGDSMAERSHRGEGEEDHESSSSGRVPAPDTSIEETESDASSDSEDVSSHLQQHSPSGQQRHLNASAIQAGADRPGAGGGVANTSVRSRRPDGQCTVTEV
- the RNF146 gene encoding E3 ubiquitin-protein ligase RNF146 isoform X1 codes for the protein MAGCGEIDHSINMLPTNRKTNESCTNAAPSLQVPECAICLQTCVHPVSLPCKHVFCYLCVKGASWLGKRCALCRQEIPEDFLDKPTLLSPEELKAASRGNGEYAWYYEGRNGWWQYDERTSRELEDAFSKGKKSTEMLIAGFLYVADLENMVQYRRNEHGRRRKIKRDIIDIPKKGVAGLRLDCDTNTVNLARESSADGADSTLTPGAAAVQPLTAISVRPLPALDGQLVSPSTPSPDASNSLENSFAHLQINGDSMAERSHRGEGEEDHESSSSGRVPAPDTSIEETESDASSDSEDVSSHLQQHSPSGQQRHLNASAIQAGADRPGAGGGVANTSVRSRRPDGQCTVTEV